In the Victivallis sp. Marseille-Q1083 genome, one interval contains:
- a CDS encoding LacI family DNA-binding transcriptional regulator gives MAETIRKTSGNLRIRDIAELAGVSTAAVSAVLNNRRKTSDATRQRVLDIIGKYNYVPQSAARTLSGKRTFQIGFLLSCKVTLGLANNYFATILSGVHDICRSRNYHLVISTYDLSSINDFIMPANIQQRNVDGLVLAGITDLAVIRELQATDVPFVIVGGHYPEDVLCINNDEKKTTEEIISFFYNLGHRRLAFPAYYEVTERIYLEAWERLLKRFNWQDLILEFPHFTRAEFDEGELLADRWFETDPERRFTALIADDQFCAGFLGRFIGHGGRCPEEISVLASETPLSRYGVIPMSTVDYHNFAMGKQAGSCLIDLVEGKRTFQEISENLQWYRNTTEIIVRNSTGPLLKK, from the coding sequence ATGGCGGAAACGATTCGAAAAACTTCTGGTAATCTCCGGATTCGCGATATCGCGGAACTGGCCGGCGTGTCGACGGCGGCAGTATCGGCGGTGTTGAACAATCGCCGCAAAACCAGCGATGCCACCCGGCAGCGCGTACTGGATATTATCGGTAAATACAATTATGTCCCGCAGAGTGCCGCCAGAACTTTGTCCGGCAAACGGACGTTCCAGATCGGTTTTCTGCTTTCCTGCAAGGTGACGCTCGGGCTGGCCAACAATTATTTTGCGACGATTCTTTCCGGCGTCCACGACATCTGCCGGAGCCGGAATTATCATTTGGTGATCTCGACGTACGATTTGAGCAGTATCAATGATTTTATCATGCCGGCGAATATTCAGCAGCGCAACGTCGACGGCCTGGTGCTGGCCGGGATTACCGACCTGGCGGTGATTCGCGAGCTGCAGGCCACCGATGTGCCGTTCGTCATCGTCGGCGGACATTATCCGGAAGATGTGCTCTGCATCAACAATGATGAAAAGAAGACGACGGAAGAGATCATCAGCTTCTTTTACAATCTGGGGCATCGCCGGTTGGCGTTTCCGGCCTATTACGAGGTGACGGAACGCATTTATCTGGAAGCCTGGGAGCGGCTGTTGAAGCGCTTCAACTGGCAGGATTTGATTCTGGAATTTCCGCACTTCACCCGGGCCGAGTTCGACGAAGGAGAATTGCTGGCGGATCGCTGGTTCGAAACCGATCCGGAACGACGCTTTACCGCCCTGATTGCCGACGATCAGTTTTGCGCCGGTTTCCTGGGGCGCTTTATCGGCCATGGCGGCAGATGCCCGGAGGAAATCAGCGTATTGGCCAGCGAAACGCCGTTGAGCCGTTATGGCGTTATTCCGATGAGTACGGTCGATTATCATAATTTTGCGATGGGCAAGCAGGCCGGCAGTTGTCTGATCGATCTGGTGGAAGGAAAACGGACATTTCAGGAAATCAGCGAAAATCTGCAATGGTACCGTAATACCACCGAGATCATCGTCCGCAATTCCACCGGTCCGTTGTTGAAAAAATAA
- the cas2 gene encoding CRISPR-associated endonuclease Cas2, with translation MRVIVSYDVAVNSEGGKRRLRRVAKLCKDYGLRVQNSVFECEIDWAGFLELKARLLREINMGEDSLRIYNLGAKWAGKVEHFGVRAIVDLGRDTLLL, from the coding sequence ATGCGGGTAATCGTCAGTTATGATGTCGCGGTCAACAGCGAAGGAGGTAAGCGGCGTTTGCGCCGGGTCGCCAAGCTTTGCAAAGATTACGGTTTGCGAGTACAGAATTCTGTTTTTGAGTGTGAAATCGATTGGGCCGGTTTTCTGGAATTGAAAGCCAGATTGCTGAGAGAAATAAACATGGGAGAAGATAGTTTGCGGATTTATAATTTGGGTGCCAAATGGGCCGGTAAAGTGGAACATTTTGGCGTGAGAGCAATTGTCGATCTGGGGCGAGATACTTTATTGCTGTAA
- the cas1c gene encoding type I-C CRISPR-associated endonuclease Cas1c — translation MRKLQNVLYVTTQGAYLNKDGQAVAVQIDGKEAGRFPIHNLKGIVVFGRVACSPYLMHFCAENEVSIAFCDENGHFLARVQGPVSGNVLLRRAQYRVADTVEGAARMTMFLLAGKLANTRAVLRRFCRDHEPENQPVRLAIRQLSQLIDGLRQATEVEVMRGIEGKAADVYFGVFDHLILNKSDEFQFQGRSRRPPLDRVNALLSFAYTILLNEVVGALESVGLDPASGFLHCDRPGRASLALDMLEEYRACLGDRLSLSLINLKQIGAGDFQVLSNGAVWLNDEGRKKFLTAWQQRKQEIVVHPVIGEKIPVGLLFWIQARLLAKYLRGEVEAYVPYIWK, via the coding sequence ATGAGAAAACTGCAGAATGTTTTATATGTGACCACGCAAGGGGCTTACCTAAATAAAGACGGACAGGCGGTAGCCGTACAGATTGATGGGAAGGAGGCTGGTCGGTTTCCGATCCATAATCTGAAGGGGATTGTTGTGTTTGGCCGGGTTGCCTGCTCCCCATATCTGATGCATTTTTGTGCAGAAAATGAAGTCTCGATTGCCTTTTGCGATGAAAACGGCCATTTTCTAGCGCGGGTTCAAGGGCCAGTGAGCGGCAATGTGTTATTGCGGCGGGCGCAATACCGGGTGGCCGACACGGTGGAAGGTGCCGCGCGAATGACTATGTTTCTGCTGGCCGGCAAATTGGCCAATACTCGAGCGGTCCTGCGGCGCTTTTGTCGGGATCATGAGCCGGAGAACCAGCCGGTGAGACTGGCGATTCGTCAGTTGAGCCAGTTGATTGATGGCTTACGGCAGGCCACGGAGGTTGAAGTGATGCGCGGCATTGAAGGCAAGGCTGCCGACGTCTATTTTGGGGTGTTCGATCATTTGATCTTGAACAAGAGCGATGAATTTCAATTTCAGGGCCGAAGTCGGCGCCCGCCGCTGGATCGGGTGAATGCCTTGTTGTCGTTTGCCTACACAATTCTGTTGAATGAAGTGGTCGGCGCACTGGAATCGGTCGGATTGGATCCGGCCTCCGGTTTCCTGCATTGTGATCGTCCGGGCCGGGCAAGTCTTGCGTTGGATATGCTGGAAGAGTATCGTGCTTGTCTGGGGGACCGGCTCAGCTTGTCTTTGATTAATCTGAAACAGATTGGTGCGGGTGATTTTCAGGTTTTGAGCAACGGGGCAGTCTGGTTGAATGACGAAGGCCGAAAAAAGTTCTTGACAGCCTGGCAGCAGCGCAAACAGGAAATTGTGGTACATCCGGTGATCGGAGAGAAAATTCCGGTCGGTTTGCTGTTCTGGATTCAGGCGCGATTGTTGGCCAAATATTTGCGCGGGGAAGTGGAGGCGTATGTTCCTTATATTTGGAAGTGA
- the cas4 gene encoding CRISPR-associated protein Cas4, protein MEYPEEEWLLISRLQHYLFCSRQFAILELEQYWSENFFTMSGKVLHCRVDLPGVRSGGRRRVEYSLPLCSRRLGLTGRADAVEFIVKGKVSEVYPIEYKRGKPKTERCDEVQLCAQALCLEEMMNRAIERAFLFYFETRERVEVKIDGPLRQLTLENVMACHQLIIEKISPPAVYQRRKCAACSVADYCLPIRKEDVSSWKQFEEALE, encoded by the coding sequence ATGGAATACCCGGAAGAAGAATGGTTGCTGATTTCACGTTTGCAGCATTATTTGTTCTGCTCGCGCCAGTTTGCTATCTTGGAATTGGAGCAATATTGGAGTGAGAATTTTTTCACGATGTCAGGTAAGGTACTTCACTGTCGGGTCGATTTACCCGGCGTGCGGTCTGGCGGCCGTCGCCGGGTGGAATATTCGCTGCCATTGTGTTCCAGACGCTTGGGGTTGACCGGCCGGGCTGATGCGGTTGAATTCATCGTCAAAGGAAAGGTTTCCGAAGTTTATCCGATTGAATATAAGCGGGGGAAACCGAAAACGGAACGCTGTGATGAAGTGCAGTTGTGTGCACAGGCGCTTTGTCTGGAAGAAATGATGAATCGAGCGATCGAACGTGCTTTTCTATTTTATTTTGAAACACGTGAGCGGGTGGAAGTGAAGATTGACGGGCCGTTGCGGCAGTTGACACTGGAGAACGTGATGGCTTGCCATCAATTGATTATCGAGAAAATTTCTCCACCGGCAGTCTACCAGCGCCGAAAATGTGCCGCCTGCTCGGTGGCGGATTACTGCTTGCCCATCCGAAAGGAAGATGTTTCAAGTTGGAAACAATTCGAGGAGGCGTTGGAATGA
- the cas7c gene encoding type I-C CRISPR-associated protein Cas7/Csd2, protein MSDALNNRYDFMIVFDVQDGNPNGDPDAGNLPRVDAETGFGLVTDVCLKRKVRNYVQLVKELADGFDIFIKEKAILNDEISRAFASEEVKAVNAKDDGRRTETARQWMCRNYYDIRTFGAVMSTGENAGQVRGPVQLTFARSVEPVVTLEHSITRMAVATEKEAVKQKGDNRTMGRKYTVPYGLYVAKGFVSPQLAKQTGFCGKDLELFWQALMNMFEYDRSAARGVMSTRKLIVFKHADPLGDAPAWKLFDLVKIEQAGSSELPPRSFADYRVEIDRGACPDRVEIIEKL, encoded by the coding sequence ATGAGCGACGCTTTGAATAACCGTTATGATTTCATGATTGTTTTCGATGTTCAGGACGGTAATCCGAACGGCGATCCGGATGCCGGCAATCTGCCTCGGGTTGATGCTGAAACCGGCTTCGGATTGGTGACCGATGTCTGTCTGAAGCGTAAGGTGCGCAATTATGTGCAACTGGTCAAAGAACTGGCGGACGGATTTGATATTTTCATCAAGGAAAAGGCGATTCTCAACGATGAGATCAGCCGGGCTTTCGCTTCGGAGGAAGTGAAGGCCGTCAATGCAAAAGATGACGGCAGGCGGACGGAAACCGCCCGGCAGTGGATGTGCCGGAATTATTATGACATCCGTACCTTCGGTGCGGTGATGAGTACCGGCGAGAATGCCGGACAAGTACGCGGACCGGTGCAGTTGACTTTCGCCCGTTCGGTGGAGCCGGTGGTGACACTGGAACACAGCATTACCCGGATGGCGGTGGCGACGGAGAAAGAGGCCGTCAAGCAGAAAGGCGACAACCGTACGATGGGCCGGAAATACACCGTTCCATATGGATTGTATGTCGCCAAAGGGTTCGTTTCGCCGCAACTGGCGAAGCAGACCGGATTTTGCGGGAAGGACCTCGAACTGTTCTGGCAGGCGTTGATGAACATGTTCGAATATGACCGTTCGGCGGCACGCGGTGTGATGTCGACGCGCAAGTTGATCGTTTTCAAACACGCCGATCCGCTGGGCGACGCGCCGGCCTGGAAATTGTTCGATCTGGTGAAAATTGAACAAGCCGGATCAAGCGAATTGCCGCCACGGTCTTTTGCCGACTATCGGGTGGAAATCGATCGTGGCGCTTGTCCGGACCGGGTGGAAATAATCGAAAAACTTTGA
- the cas8c gene encoding type I-C CRISPR-associated protein Cas8c/Csd1 produces MILQALYEYYRRRDNLPRPGFEHKELKFLIVLEEDGTFFGLFDLRDETKKFGRFYRLPQGIGRTGRSSWQTAYLLWDHYGYVLGQPKAAKTAEEAAKNLEMARLQHGRFVEQLQNLPEEVRQDAGVHAVLEFYRRGELEKVKQDPLWTDCCAISGCNLSFQLRNGELVAERPAVQDYVTATAVGRSEEKAGGSVSGRCLVTGTYGPLARLFKATPVPGGKSNAALVSFQKNSGYDSYGREQCFNAPIGQMAEFACSTALNTLLAKGSENKFSLGGVTTVFWAAEENPAAEELDELIRLMVQNSKDNPDRQTELVQSFMKSVYTGRRPEGQETQFYFLSLSPNITRIAVRCWKVGTVQEFARNLCRHFEDLAIVRSPRDYPYSSSSIRITAHPKIIVRSPRDYPYSSLTSLLAATALDCKMKNVAEPLTAATLSAVLEGKPYPDALFQQCLRRIRATREITASRAAILKAYLNRKLSEDHGKEIKMGLDRENGNSGYLCGRLFAVLEKCQGEAQPGINATVRDRYYGAASTTPSVVFGRLLALNGHHLDKLSIDRQINFKGLLEEIIDKINDFPAHLTLRDQGRFSIGYYHQMKDLFTANADKTQQ; encoded by the coding sequence ATGATTCTGCAGGCCTTATATGAATATTATCGGCGGCGCGACAATCTGCCGAGGCCCGGTTTCGAGCATAAGGAATTGAAATTTCTGATCGTTCTGGAGGAGGACGGCACCTTTTTCGGATTGTTCGACCTCCGGGATGAGACAAAGAAATTCGGCCGGTTTTACAGGTTGCCACAGGGAATTGGCCGCACCGGCAGAAGCAGTTGGCAGACCGCCTATCTGTTGTGGGATCATTATGGTTATGTGCTCGGCCAGCCGAAAGCGGCGAAAACGGCGGAAGAGGCGGCGAAAAACCTGGAGATGGCACGCTTGCAGCACGGCCGCTTCGTTGAGCAGCTCCAAAATTTGCCGGAGGAGGTGCGGCAGGATGCCGGGGTCCATGCGGTATTGGAGTTCTACCGGCGGGGTGAGCTGGAAAAAGTGAAGCAAGATCCGTTGTGGACGGATTGCTGTGCGATTTCCGGTTGTAACCTCTCCTTTCAATTGCGGAACGGGGAGCTGGTGGCGGAGCGGCCGGCGGTGCAGGATTATGTGACCGCGACAGCCGTGGGAAGGTCGGAGGAGAAGGCGGGCGGCAGCGTATCCGGTCGCTGTTTGGTTACCGGCACTTACGGCCCGCTGGCTCGTTTGTTCAAGGCGACGCCGGTTCCCGGCGGCAAAAGTAATGCTGCATTGGTCAGTTTTCAGAAAAACAGCGGTTATGATTCCTATGGAAGAGAGCAGTGTTTCAATGCGCCAATCGGCCAGATGGCGGAATTCGCCTGTTCGACGGCGCTTAATACGTTGTTGGCCAAAGGATCGGAGAATAAATTTTCTCTCGGTGGCGTCACCACGGTGTTCTGGGCGGCGGAGGAAAATCCGGCGGCCGAAGAGTTGGACGAACTGATACGGCTGATGGTGCAGAATAGCAAAGACAACCCGGATCGCCAGACTGAACTAGTCCAGTCGTTTATGAAGTCTGTCTATACCGGACGGCGACCGGAGGGGCAGGAAACGCAGTTTTATTTTTTGAGCCTTTCTCCGAATATAACGCGGATTGCGGTCCGGTGCTGGAAGGTAGGAACAGTACAGGAATTTGCCCGGAATCTTTGTCGGCATTTCGAGGACTTGGCCATCGTCAGAAGTCCCCGCGATTATCCCTATTCATCTTCATCGATCAGAATTACAGCGCACCCGAAGATCATCGTCAGAAGTCCCCGCGATTATCCCTATTCATCACTGACGTCACTGTTAGCTGCCACGGCATTGGATTGTAAAATGAAAAATGTTGCTGAGCCGCTGACCGCCGCGACGCTGTCGGCGGTGCTGGAGGGAAAACCTTATCCGGATGCCCTGTTTCAGCAGTGTTTGCGGCGAATCCGCGCCACCCGGGAAATTACAGCATCCCGGGCGGCGATTTTGAAGGCGTATTTGAACCGGAAATTGTCGGAAGATCACGGAAAGGAGATAAAAATGGGACTGGATCGGGAAAATGGCAACAGCGGTTATCTATGCGGCCGATTGTTTGCCGTGTTGGAAAAATGCCAAGGAGAAGCACAGCCGGGCATCAACGCGACGGTTCGCGACCGCTATTACGGTGCCGCCTCGACAACTCCGAGTGTGGTGTTTGGCCGATTGTTGGCATTGAATGGGCATCATCTGGATAAATTGTCGATAGATCGGCAAATCAATTTTAAAGGACTGTTGGAAGAGATCATTGATAAAATCAATGATTTTCCGGCTCATTTGACATTGAGAGATCAAGGCCGTTTCAGTATCGGCTATTATCATCAAATGAAGGATTTGTTTACGGCTAATGCGGACAAGACGCAGCAGTAA
- the cas5c gene encoding type I-C CRISPR-associated protein Cas5c produces the protein MKVWGDYACFTRPELKVERVSYDVITPSAARAIFSAVFWKPAVRWHIRRIEVLKAICWFSVRRNEVDAVASKATKEIFIEKRRQQRAGMCLRDVAYRLFAELEFLPPNVRSNDAPLADNGPETPQKYFEMFVRRAAKGQTFHQPYLGCREFAANFQLLEPAELAADRAVMPPIAENRDLGYMLYDLDFSDPVRPKSMFYRPKLMAGVITVPEEDSPEVLR, from the coding sequence TTGAAAGTATGGGGGGACTACGCCTGTTTTACCCGGCCGGAGCTGAAAGTTGAACGGGTGAGTTACGATGTAATCACGCCGTCGGCGGCCAGGGCGATTTTCTCGGCGGTTTTCTGGAAGCCGGCGGTCCGTTGGCACATCCGGCGGATTGAGGTATTGAAGGCGATCTGCTGGTTTTCCGTCCGGCGCAATGAAGTTGACGCGGTGGCATCGAAAGCAACGAAGGAGATCTTTATCGAAAAGCGCCGCCAGCAGCGGGCCGGGATGTGCCTGCGCGATGTCGCTTATCGGTTGTTTGCCGAACTGGAATTTCTGCCGCCGAATGTTCGAAGTAACGACGCTCCGCTGGCGGACAACGGCCCGGAAACACCGCAAAAGTATTTCGAGATGTTCGTCCGGCGGGCGGCCAAAGGGCAGACGTTTCATCAGCCGTATCTGGGATGCCGGGAATTTGCCGCCAATTTCCAACTGCTTGAACCGGCGGAACTGGCGGCGGACCGGGCTGTGATGCCGCCGATTGCGGAAAACCGGGATTTGGGTTATATGCTTTACGATCTGGATTTCAGCGACCCGGTCCGGCCGAAGTCGATGTTCTACCGACCGAAATTGATGGCTGGAGTGATTACAGTGCCGGAGGAGGATTCGCCGGAGGTACTGAGATGA
- the cas3 gene encoding CRISPR-associated helicase Cas3', producing the protein MGKAMARHGQTMHAHLSGVSALAAGFAAKFGCPAWGGWIGEGHDWRKYDPRWQQYLLTSVGRENHAYESAAEYWYRYGNLGLVAAYAIAGHHTHLPNYTAGLDHWKGKQVIPDGCIEWMPSVDFAVGKKALLNEFSAFLPDPESYHLWIRMLFSALVDADRLNAEAAVEPAKTAFRRQYESFEQLEEKFDAYLTGLQQEAVVTSVNASRRAILAEVLQNAERQPGFFSLNVPTGGGKTLASMAFALRHRRKFGLDRVIMAIPYCSIIEQTAAIYRKIFGAVNVLEHHADFIPFDDDKKTELSAQRELAVENWDMPIVVTTNVQLLESLLGANASQVRKVHNIARSVVILDEVQMLPPDHLRPILSVLRMLVKHFGCSVVLCSATLPSLEAEWIGPSECCCPGVSSVYPLISDPEKWASELCRVRLERTGRLSRDALAARLDNERQALCIVNTKAGCRELFHALHSENKYHLSAAMCPVDRSCCLARIRADLAGDRPVVVVATQVVEAGVDFDFPVVCREWAGLDSLAQAAGRCNREGKLEYGRVILFESENRLPTGTISHGVEVAKQLPADFTLTPQYFREYFEKFYHCCCKFKDLRDFDKAKFNKRLVEESKSLYFSFHDFALDFHLIDDAWQVPVVTAYREGAGLIQELREKGPSRERFRAMQPYTVNVPKKRLEWELEVGRVAELFGVYVQNTPNWYREGVGVELGNDELLMA; encoded by the coding sequence ATGGGAAAGGCAATGGCGCGGCATGGTCAGACCATGCATGCGCATCTCTCGGGTGTCAGCGCGTTGGCCGCCGGATTCGCCGCCAAATTCGGTTGTCCGGCCTGGGGCGGCTGGATTGGCGAAGGACATGACTGGCGAAAATATGATCCGCGTTGGCAGCAATATTTGTTGACGTCAGTTGGCAGAGAGAACCATGCTTATGAATCGGCGGCGGAATATTGGTATCGGTATGGAAATTTAGGGTTGGTTGCCGCTTATGCCATCGCCGGACATCATACCCATTTGCCGAATTATACGGCCGGACTTGATCATTGGAAGGGAAAGCAAGTCATTCCGGACGGCTGCATCGAATGGATGCCGAGCGTCGATTTTGCCGTTGGGAAAAAGGCGTTGCTCAACGAGTTCAGTGCATTCCTGCCCGATCCGGAATCTTACCATCTCTGGATTCGGATGTTGTTCTCGGCCTTGGTCGACGCCGACCGGCTGAATGCCGAGGCGGCGGTCGAACCGGCGAAGACGGCGTTCCGCCGGCAGTATGAATCTTTTGAACAATTGGAAGAGAAATTCGATGCCTACCTGACGGGATTGCAGCAAGAGGCCGTCGTTACTTCGGTCAACGCTTCCCGGCGGGCGATATTGGCGGAGGTTCTTCAAAACGCGGAGCGGCAACCGGGCTTTTTTTCGCTGAATGTGCCGACCGGTGGTGGCAAGACGTTGGCCTCAATGGCATTTGCGCTTCGGCATCGGCGGAAATTCGGTCTGGATCGGGTGATCATGGCGATTCCGTATTGTTCGATCATCGAACAGACGGCGGCAATTTACCGGAAGATTTTCGGTGCGGTAAACGTACTGGAACACCATGCCGACTTCATCCCTTTCGACGACGACAAAAAAACGGAACTGTCGGCGCAAAGAGAGTTAGCGGTGGAAAATTGGGATATGCCGATTGTCGTCACTACCAATGTACAATTGCTGGAATCTTTGTTGGGCGCCAATGCTTCTCAGGTGCGGAAAGTGCACAATATCGCCCGCAGCGTGGTCATCCTGGATGAAGTGCAGATGTTACCGCCGGATCATCTGCGGCCGATTTTGAGCGTCCTGCGCATGTTGGTGAAGCATTTCGGTTGCAGTGTGGTGTTGTGCTCGGCAACTCTGCCGTCTCTAGAGGCGGAATGGATCGGCCCTTCAGAATGCTGTTGTCCAGGGGTGTCGTCGGTCTATCCGCTGATCAGTGACCCGGAAAAATGGGCGTCGGAGTTATGCCGGGTTCGCCTAGAACGGACGGGTCGGCTGTCCCGGGACGCACTGGCGGCCCGTCTGGATAACGAGCGGCAGGCACTGTGCATCGTCAATACCAAAGCCGGCTGCCGGGAGTTGTTTCATGCCCTGCACAGTGAAAACAAATATCATCTGTCGGCGGCGATGTGTCCGGTCGACCGCAGCTGTTGTCTGGCGCGGATCAGGGCGGACTTAGCCGGTGACAGGCCGGTCGTCGTTGTGGCGACCCAAGTGGTTGAAGCCGGCGTTGATTTTGATTTTCCGGTTGTTTGTCGGGAATGGGCCGGTCTGGATTCGCTGGCGCAGGCGGCCGGCCGTTGCAACCGGGAAGGAAAATTGGAGTATGGCCGGGTCATTCTGTTTGAATCGGAAAACAGATTGCCGACCGGTACGATTTCCCATGGCGTCGAGGTGGCCAAACAGTTGCCGGCTGACTTCACGCTGACGCCGCAGTATTTTCGGGAATATTTTGAAAAGTTCTATCACTGCTGCTGTAAGTTTAAAGACTTACGGGATTTCGATAAAGCGAAATTCAACAAGCGGTTGGTGGAAGAGAGTAAAAGTTTGTATTTCAGTTTTCATGATTTTGCTTTGGACTTTCATTTGATCGATGATGCCTGGCAAGTGCCGGTGGTGACGGCTTACCGGGAGGGTGCTGGGTTGATTCAGGAGTTGCGGGAGAAGGGGCCGAGTCGCGAACGGTTCCGGGCCATGCAGCCGTATACGGTGAACGTTCCGAAAAAACGGCTGGAGTGGGAGCTGGAGGTCGGCCGGGTGGCGGAATTGTTCGGCGTTTATGTGCAGAATACGCCGAACTGGTATCGGGAAGGCGTTGGTGTGGAGCTCGGCAATGATGAATTGCTGATGGCATAA
- the xerC gene encoding tyrosine recombinase XerC, giving the protein MSYREQFARYLRTEREYSEHTVESYRLDLQQFVDLMRDGDERFDDWPSVDHEQARSFLFELHRLELSRNSILRKISSLRSFYRFLLREKVIAVNPFENLSLPHKEASLPRVFSVHAIDQLTEAVRRYWARAIELGYCKNDEMAEFAAARDLALVELIYSGGLRISEAMGLNLDRLNLAEGIIKVEGKGKKQRLAAMGRPAIAAMNAYLAQRRLRVSDRCPAAPVFVNRDGGRLTPRSFQRNLKNYLAEAGLPPDLTPHKLRHSFATHLLDAGADLRSVQEMLGHANLSTTQIYTHVSIQRMKEAYAKAHPHARRDAGTSKE; this is encoded by the coding sequence ATGAGTTATCGGGAACAATTCGCCCGTTATCTGCGGACGGAGCGGGAATACAGCGAACATACGGTTGAAAGTTATCGGCTGGATTTGCAGCAGTTTGTCGATTTGATGCGGGACGGCGACGAGCGGTTCGACGATTGGCCGTCGGTCGATCACGAACAGGCCAGGAGTTTTCTCTTTGAATTGCACCGGCTGGAGTTGTCGCGCAATTCCATTTTGCGCAAAATTTCTTCGTTGCGCAGTTTTTACCGCTTCCTGTTGCGGGAGAAGGTTATCGCCGTCAATCCATTTGAAAATTTGAGTCTGCCGCACAAGGAGGCTTCTTTGCCCAGGGTATTTTCGGTCCATGCGATCGATCAGTTGACCGAAGCGGTCCGGCGTTATTGGGCGCGGGCTATTGAGCTTGGATATTGCAAGAATGACGAAATGGCGGAATTTGCCGCCGCCCGCGATCTGGCATTGGTGGAGTTGATCTACAGCGGCGGGCTGCGGATCAGCGAGGCGATGGGATTGAACCTTGACCGCCTCAACCTGGCCGAAGGGATCATCAAAGTGGAAGGCAAAGGCAAAAAGCAGCGGCTGGCGGCGATGGGCCGGCCGGCCATTGCGGCGATGAACGCTTATCTGGCGCAGCGGCGGTTGCGGGTTTCCGACCGGTGCCCGGCGGCGCCGGTATTCGTCAACCGGGACGGCGGCCGGTTGACGCCGCGCTCGTTTCAGCGCAACTTGAAAAATTATTTGGCCGAAGCCGGACTGCCTCCGGATTTGACGCCGCACAAGTTGCGTCACTCCTTCGCTACTCACCTGCTGGATGCCGGCGCCGATTTGCGCAGCGTCCAGGAGATGCTCGGCCATGCCAATTTAAGCACGACGCAGATCTATACCCATGTCAGCATTCAGCGAATGAAGGAGGCTTATGCCAAAGCGCATCCGCATGCCAGGCGTGATGCCGGAACTTCGAAAGAATAA
- a CDS encoding SH3 domain-containing protein translates to MLFRALFSTLLLFGMAVDAAPGLPAATAGKVNATTLNVRVKPQGNASTVARLKNGDPVQVVGASGDWYEILVPASCQVYLAAQFVKDGKTTREVNMRSGAGVEFQSYGLLPAGSTVKVLGTNERKDWVKIAPPAGLTAFVSKKYIELAPNAAGTPPEKTVPPAETGNGESESPPPQQQPEKTPPAGRIVDQPDQTVAKPPEIPAGPPQLTPEEREKKFLNMRFIADSAKEVKMVGVVRDLTSSDLAVSHALVERGDAVVTPTLGYLYCRNQNLADFLNKTVKIEGTRHLVEGWKAPVIEIATITVVHD, encoded by the coding sequence ATGTTGTTCAGAGCTCTTTTCAGTACCTTATTGCTGTTCGGCATGGCAGTCGACGCCGCCCCCGGCCTGCCGGCCGCCACGGCCGGCAAAGTGAACGCCACCACGCTCAACGTCCGCGTCAAACCGCAAGGGAACGCCTCCACCGTAGCCAGATTGAAAAATGGCGACCCCGTCCAGGTTGTCGGCGCCAGCGGCGACTGGTATGAAATTCTCGTGCCGGCCAGTTGCCAGGTTTACCTCGCCGCCCAGTTCGTCAAGGACGGCAAAACGACCCGGGAGGTCAATATGCGTTCCGGCGCCGGCGTCGAATTCCAGAGCTACGGGCTGCTGCCGGCCGGTTCCACGGTGAAGGTACTCGGGACCAATGAGCGTAAAGATTGGGTGAAAATCGCGCCGCCGGCCGGTTTGACCGCGTTCGTCAGCAAAAAATACATCGAACTTGCGCCCAACGCCGCCGGGACGCCGCCGGAAAAAACGGTCCCCCCGGCGGAAACAGGCAACGGCGAGTCGGAGTCTCCGCCACCGCAACAGCAGCCGGAGAAAACGCCGCCGGCCGGCCGGATTGTTGACCAGCCGGACCAAACTGTCGCAAAACCGCCGGAAATTCCGGCCGGACCGCCGCAACTGACGCCGGAAGAGCGGGAAAAGAAATTCCTGAACATGCGTTTCATCGCCGACAGCGCCAAAGAGGTGAAAATGGTCGGAGTCGTCCGGGATTTGACCAGCAGCGACCTGGCAGTTTCCCATGCGCTGGTGGAACGCGGCGACGCCGTCGTCACGCCGACGCTCGGCTATCTCTATTGCCGCAACCAGAATCTCGCCGATTTTCTCAATAAAACGGTAAAAATCGAAGGGACGCGCCATCTGGTGGAAGGCTGGAAAGCGCCGGTAATCGAAATAGCCACCATCACCGTGGTTCACGATTGA